In the genome of Ictalurus punctatus breed USDA103 chromosome 3, Coco_2.0, whole genome shotgun sequence, the window CAGTCAGCCATCACATATCCTCCCATGTTACTCCCCTTTACCCGAGGCACCTCCGGGGACTGTAACAGTAAGAGTAAGACAgaaagttttccaccatgggaaagtctagCTCTTGTAAGTTACACATAGGTCCATacaagacaaaaatgtccatgtccaaaaatTGTCacagatatattatatattaatattttttttaatcaactttcACTGACttttactttttctgatcataactcccaaacattcattcattttcagaattttaacactttaaacgctgtttctttacataatgcaaaaatcttcGAAGCTCAGGAACCTTGTGTGACTCGGATAAATGGGGTGGGATTTTCCGTGCACACACAAACCCCAACCCCGATATCCATACACATACACCCACCCAATTATAGCTGCACggtttattcagtttattcatttttttaaatatatattattttgtgtacctagtttaaaatagatttatgaaagcaaatgatttcaaaatatatatatatatttttttacgaAAATTAAAAAAGATCCAACGGGAGAGGTTAGACCATGGGATAATAGTCATCAAGGAGTTATGTCAAATGGGTTTAAGTGGTGAAATGTCTTGAACCAGTGTTGCATTTGTAGTTTTGGGATTATCCACCCTTATCTGGGggagtggtggcttagcggttaaggctctgggtttctgatcggaaggttcaagccccagcactgccaagctgccactgttgggcccctgagcaaggcctttaaccctctctgctccagggggcgctgtatcatgactgaccctgcgctctgaccccagcttcctgacagacTGGGGTacgcgaagaaaacaatttcactgtgctctactgtatatgtgaccaataaagactcattatcattatctcaAGCCGAGTTCAGCTGAACTAGAATGGAGTCACTGATGCAGACCTAGAGCCAGACTGGTTTAATTTGACACCTGGATAGCTATTAGCCTGTAAATTAGCCCTTCTGTTCATTTTTTCAAGAATCGGTTACTCCTTAGAGTCAAAACTCGTACAACATGCTTCGATACAATATGCTAATAATAATCAAGAGAAATGCTGCCCCTTGTGGTTCAACATGTCTTAACATGTCAGCTGTTAGCGAATTAgcgtttaataaacaaacaaacaaatatgtctgctgtctctccggttttgagtgcagatgaagactcgcttgagcttcacatggtgcggctggaactggaggatgtggagaagcagatccgcggcctactcgacaagcaggcccagctgctggagcaacaaactgcgctggaaacatcttgtgcctctgctcacatatccaaggtaagcacacagcgtggtatttccactcccagcccctctacgccgtgtgtttctctgtgcagggaccgtgcacctaggactttcccagccgtggtctccgtcacgccagcgccaacacacctcgggccttgggtgaaccagcggcgaaaggcgcgggctggaccttctccacctccggtgttcgagattccaaccaggaaccgcttcgcccctctccgccagaccagacccaacactgtgatcgtcggggactccattgtgcggaacgtccgtgtagcctcatctaaaggtaaggtgcgcacacactgtttttctggtgcttgtgtccttgatgtcgctgcgcaggtatccgggatcctgaagaaggacgagcgcattggagcggttgtgctgcacgcggggacgaacgacaccaggctgcggcagacggaggttctgaagagggacttctccagcctgatcgagacggtacgaggcagatcacctaccgcgaagatcatcgtctctggacctcttcccacatacagacgtggagcagaaaagttcagtagacttctagcattaaatgattggttagtctcttggtgtaatgagcagaatctggtgtttgtcaataactggaatctgttctgggagcgtcctaggttgtttcgtcctgatggcctgcaccccagcagccttggagcggaactgctttcagacaacatttccaaggcgctacactccaagtgactgcctaccgtaagtacatcttccaataataacattcagtataatcaatgttcaactaaaaatccggcaaaggtaatacatactatagagactgtgtctgttccccgagctattcaaatatatagaaaatctcggaaagtcgatcttcgtaacctaattaacataaaaattaaatcatattgaatgcacagccagcacttttgatctgaggctaggactattaaacattagatctcttgcgtctaaggctcttattgttaacgacatcattactgatcaggaatgtaatttaatgtgtttaacggaaacttggattaaaccaaacgagtacacagcattaaatgaagccagtcctcctggatacagttatgtacatcagcctcgttcaactggtagaggaggaggtgttggactcatccatagtcaaaatctagtcgtcacacaaaaacctaagcataaatttaattcttttgaaattctttataccagtataagttatgtagccacaaaaaataagtcaattcctctaattattatttacagacccccagggccatatactgaatttcttagtgaatttgcagactttgtctcaaacctggttgtgtctgtagacaaagcattaatcgtcggagactttaatattcattttgataacctggaagaccctctaagaatagcggttgtgtccatcttagattcagtagggattaatcagaacgtaatcgggcctactcataatggtggtcacactcttgacctcatactaacatacggactaagtatagaaaatattatcatttttccgcagtctgaagttgtctcagaccattatcttatctcgttcataatacgtattgatcataatatttccacctcgtctcgctaccgcgtaaaacgtacctacacatcagctactgcacagagcttcataaataacctcgcagaaacatcaattagatttggatcaccgtcagatcacacagaactcgatcaggcgactgaaagcttggagtcaacactccgctacacgctagatagagtggctcca includes:
- the LOC128632750 gene encoding uncharacterized protein LOC128632750, with the protein product MVRLELEDVEKQIRGLLDKQAQLLEQQTALETSCASAHISKVSTQRGISTPSPSTPCVSLCRDRAPRTFPAVVSVTPAPTHLGPWVNQRRKARAGPSPPPVFEIPTRNRFAPLRQTRPNTVIVGDSIVRNVRVASSKGKVRTHCFSGACVLDVAAQVSGILKKDERIGAVVLHAGTNDTRLRQTEVLKRDFSSLIETVRGRSPTAKIIVSGPLPTYRRGAEKLFRPDGLHPSSLGAELLSDNISKALHSK